In the Fibrobacter sp. genome, AAGCGGAAACTACCCCACTCCGGAGAAAGTTCCAAGGGGAATTTTTCTGCGACACCAGGCTTGAATACGCTTAGATGTAAGCGCAAGTGATTTTCCCTTTCGGGAGTCACCGTAGGAATGTCACAATCCAGTTGCTTGATTTCAGACAAGGCTTCGTACAAGCAAAGGAGCGGAGCCTTGTGGGGATTATTCAAAAGCTTATCGCAGAAGGCGTCATCAATTTGCGTGCGGCGGCCTTCCAAATACTTCTTGGCCGCCTTGGGCATTTCTCGCACAATGGATTCAATCATCCATTCACGCCACTGGTGGATGGAAAGGGCCAATGTTGCGGGAGACGTTTCTGTGAGCAAATCGAAGGGGAACCTTAAGGTAATACCATCGCAACTCTTGGTGGCATCAAAGACCATTTCACCAGTGACCACACGTTCCTTGCCGCGGGTCAGTTCCATAATACGGAACTGTTCTACGGAACCACCAAGTTCCGCTTCAGGCTTATCCGTTTGCTTTTTTCCACGCTGATCACGAGAGCCATTCGTTCGGGACTCAAAGAAATCACCAAGTTTTGCGAAGCCTCTCTCGTCTCTCGTCTGTAGGGCAACGCCCGTACTCTCGTCTAATTGATCCAGCCAGAACTTTTCATCAAATTTCAGCCACTGGTCGCCCTTTTCCGCCAGATAATTTCTGAGGGTTCGGATGGAATTGACCTTCGGGGCAATTCGCACGTAGTAATCCACCAAGGCGTCTTCGCTGGGAGCGAGACCGAATTGACGCTTGCGGGCTTCCAACGCATGCAGGTTTTCCACCACACGTTCGTTATGGGTCATGAAGGGGAACGGCCTTGCCATCTCCCCCACCACAACGGCTTCGCGCCAGAAGATTTCTGCACACTCTTCTGGATTGATGCGGGCATAGTCCACACGGTTACCGCGACTAATCACAAGACCGCGGAAACTGACTTCCTCAACCGCTTCAACAAAGCCTCGTTCCTTGTTCCACGTAGGAGCAAACCAGCGGCGGGTGCAGAAAGGTTCTGCCACTTGCAAAATCCATTCCGGCTTGATTTCCGTACCCTTGGTCAAGAAGATTCTACTAGTCTCACGGACTTCAGCACTAAAGAGCCATTCCACGCTCTTGCCATAAAGATCGCTTCCCGGGAACACATGAGTTTCACGGCCGCTTACCAGTCGATAACAACCGTTTTCAATATCGCGGCGGGCAATGCCTCCCAGGAATCCGGAGAGCAAGGCGATATGCAGATTATCTGCATGGAAGCTCTTCAAATCGCAAACGCGGTTTTCAAACTTGGCATCAAGAATTCTGCCGAACTGCTCGTACAAATCAATCCATTCGCGACAACGCAGGAAATGGAAGGAATTCTTGTCGCAGAACTTGCGAAGCTTATTCCAGGATTTTCCATCCCATTCTTCGCAGAAGGCGTTCCACATGCAGACATAAGTCAGGAAGTCGCTCTTATGGCCTGCGAACTTACGGTGCAAACCGCGGACACGGCCACGTTCCGGTTCTTCATTAGGAACAACTCGCGGATCCTGAATGGACAATGCGGAACAAACAATCAAGGCGGGCTGCAAAACACCTGCATCACGGGCGCGCAACAATACCGCGGACAAAGCCACGTCCATGGGCAGCTTCGACATTTCGCGGCCAAGTTTTGTTACATGGGCAGTTGCATTATCCGCAGTCAGGGCTCCAAGTTCAAACAAGGTCTTGTAGGCGCCACGGAATGCAGAATGAGGAGGCGATTGCAGGAACGGGAACGTCTCCATTTCCAGGCCAAGACTGCGCAACTGCAGCACCACATTGGCCAAGTTACTGCGACGGATTTCCGGTTCCGTAAAGTCATCACGCTTTTCAAAATTCTCGGGAGAATAAAGACGAACGCAGACACCAGGCTTAACGCGGCCCGCACGGCCAGTACGCTGACGGGCGCTGGCCTTGGAAACTTCTTCCACAGGCAGCCCCTGGATTCGGGCCTGGGCATTGTAACGTGAGATACGCGCCATGCCTGTATCCACCACGTAGGCAATACCAGGAATAGTCAGGGAGGTTTCGGCGATGTTGGTAGCCAACACCACCCGCGTCTTATTCGTACTCTTGAAAATACGGCGCTGTTCCTCGGGACTCATGCGTCCATACAGCGGAAGCACATCAAAGCTGGCGGCATCCAAGTCGGGCTTCAATTCGTTGGCCAAATCCTGAATGTCACGTTCCGTGGGCAAGAAACACAGCAAGTGGTCGCGATGTCTGCTTTCCAAATCCAGAATCGCATCGCGGGCTTCCTCAATGAGCCCAGAGTCTCCCTTGCCGGACGCGTCACGAGGACCATCGTCGTCGCTGCCATCGGGGCCGCGGAACCCCTTT is a window encoding:
- a CDS encoding DUF3418 domain-containing protein; this encodes EARGTRPEVRDFGKEARGSRPEAQKQEGDPGLRRDDNAGEPAAFKIGVTEPRRLAAMSIADRLREELKDDALVSTKIRFWEQGTSDAPIKVMTDGILLQEFRRDRLFKQYSAIVIDEAHERSLNIDILLGIFKTVLKERPDFKLIVASATLDAALFEKFYDSSCVLEAEGRTFPVDVEYYFRGESRSAGNPWGKGFRGPDGSDDDGPRDASGKGDSGLIEEARDAILDLESRHRDHLLCFLPTERDIQDLANELKPDLDAASFDVLPLYGRMSPEEQRRIFKSTNKTRVVLATNIAETSLTIPGIAYVVDTGMARISRYNAQARIQGLPVEEVSKASARQRTGRAGRVKPGVCVRLYSPENFEKRDDFTEPEIRRSNLANVVLQLRSLGLEMETFPFLQSPPHSAFRGAYKTLFELGALTADNATAHVTKLGREMSKLPMDVALSAVLLRARDAGVLQPALIVCSALSIQDPRVVPNEEPERGRVRGLHRKFAGHKSDFLTYVCMWNAFCEEWDGKSWNKLRKFCDKNSFHFLRCREWIDLYEQFGRILDAKFENRVCDLKSFHADNLHIALLSGFLGGIARRDIENGCYRLVSGRETHVFPGSDLYGKSVEWLFSAEVRETSRIFLTKGTEIKPEWILQVAEPFCTRRWFAPTWNKERGFVEAVEEVSFRGLVISRGNRVDYARINPEECAEIFWREAVVVGEMARPFPFMTHNERVVENLHALEARKRQFGLAPSEDALVDYYVRIAPKVNSIRTLRNYLAEKGDQWLKFDEKFWLDQLDESTGVALQTRDERGFAKLGDFFESRTNGSRDQRGKKQTDKPEAELGGSVEQFRIMELTRGKERVVTGEMVFDATKSCDGITLRFPFDLLTETSPATLALSIHQWREWMIESIVREMPKAAKKYLEGRRTQIDDAFCDKLLNNPHKAPLLCLYEALSEIKQLDCDIPTVTPERENHLRLHLSVFKPGVAEKFPLELSPEWGSFRLFLAVRQVVVTFGIDFPLDGFRFGWRLGESALMSQGESLFWQNFRKRLERDSHGHSGDSHLEPDASLVADRLNMLETGGLYADGYKTAMKIWVAKSLNVDNLDANRCTRFSGLEFSRGKKISDFRNLAATTRSEDEEIRLSLVRATYEMGLLGAEAFVKSWTVLKDFSVSMRQGKEHAAAARDFIVQKLAAVYSEDSKCATLYERIAAAAKILNVKVENLDFGDDSASGSAAGSKGGSSQVSLDARSLRESFRPFLKARFMKDHELKAARDLLSSIDKLSADDSEYPELYLQAKAMLEDFEIIKFKRKGDDSEEVVEVDALAKLKGCFGRL